The sequence AAGTGCATGTTATGGTAGGCAACAACAAAACCCACCGAGTGTAGACTATTGTTGCCTACCAGCTCCTGGTACTGAATAAATCTAGAACCGGTAAGGAGGGAAAATGGGCATGAGTAAAAAAGCAATGATTCTTTGGTGTATCTGGATTGGTCTTCTAGATGGTATTTACTGTTGGGTATGTACTGGCCTCCCCAATGCGGGCTTTATGTGGGTAGCGTTTGTTTCTCTGCCGATTTTCTTCTGCGGCGGAGCAGAGTATAAAACATTTCCAACCTACTTTTGTTCGGCCACCAGCGGTGTCTTATGGGGCTTGCTCAGTTTGTGGGCTCTTGGCCTTACCGGCATCGCTGACCCCGGTATTAACATGCTAGTGACCCTAACTCCTATAGTCGCAATTCTCTGCATTGTTCATATGGTATGGTTCCCGAATACGGTACTCGGGCATGCTCCGATGGTATTTGGTGGCTTTGCATCTTGCTTCGGTACCGGGGGACAAAACAGTGTCTGGGTCATAATCACTTTAGCCCTGGGTTTGGTTTTGGGAGTCCTAATCACAGAGGGCGGGAAAATCATAACTAAAGTTGTTGATAAACCTGCAGCTGATGAACCTACAGTAACCACATAGGCGACTTTCAAGGAAGTTCAGGGAGCAACGGTTGACAAGTCTGGCAGAATCAAATAAAATGAAGCAGGCAAATAAATAGAGGATATCTTATCCAGAGCAGCTGAGGGACGGGCCCTATGAAGCTCGACAACCGGCATTCTCATCTGAATGCAGCGGTGTTAATTCCTGCAGGGTGATTCTTCATCCTGAGAGATAAGATTAACAGCTAATGTTTAGCTTAATTAAACCGTAAACAAGCTGCTTTTCTTATCGAAAAGCAGCTTTCCGCTTTTTGGCCCCAGGCAAGGCGGACCCCAATGGGACCTGGGCTATGGTGAAGGAGGCAGAAAATATGCGCATTAAATACTTGTTCAACCGCTGTAAACCGGTGCTATCGGTGGAAGTCTTTCCGCCGAAACCGGAGTCGCCGCTAGATGGTGTTATCTCCACCATTGAGGCTGTACAAGATCTAAATCCGGATTTTATCAGTGTAACCTATGGCGCTGGCGGCAGCAGCAGGGACTATACGGTAGAAATAGCCGACCGAGTAAAAAACAAGTACGGGATAGAAACCCTGGCTCATCTTACTTGCGTCGGCACTGGCAAAGACGAAATTGATGACATTCTGGCCCGGCTACAGTCAAAAAACATTGAAAACATCCTGGCCTTAAGAGGCGATATGCCCCAAGATGGGGTTGCTGTTAAGTTTGATTACACTTATGCCAAGGATCTGATCACCCACATAAAATCAGACGGCGGTTTTTGTATCGGTGCCGCCTGTTATCCGGAAGGGCATATAGAGTGCGAGAGCTTGGACCTGGATCTTAAACATTTGAAACAAAAAGTAAGCTCGGGAGCGGACTTTCTCATCACCCAGCTGTTTTTTGACAATGAATTGTTTTATAGCTTCAAGGAGCGGCTAGATGCTTTAGAGATCCAGTGTCCGGTTTCAGCCGGGATCATGCCGGTGATCAATAAAAAGCAGATTGAGCGCATCACCAATCTTTGCGGTGCCACCATGTCACCGCGATTAAGAAAGATCATGGCCACCTACGATGATGAACCTGAAGCTTTGAAGGAAGCGGGTATCGCTTATGCTACGGAGCAAATAATAGATTTGCTTTCTTCCGGGGTGGATGGCATTCATCTTTATGCCATGAATCGTCCGGAGGTAGCTCGGAGAATTTTCGCCGCTATTGAAGATGTTAGGGGAAACTGTGATCATGAACATCAATCACGCTGAAGTCTTACATTATTTGGGGTACAAGGGCCAACAGGCCGACGAAAACACCACTAGACTAATTGACGAGTGTCTGGATGAAATTGATGGCCTGGCTCAGAGAAAATACGTCTATGAGTTTTTTACTGTAACAAGAGAAGAAGGGTCAATCGCACTCAAAGACAGCATTTTAACCTTTCCCGGTCGAGATATTAAGAGGCATTTACAGCACTCTGGGCGCTGTGCGCTTATGGCTGTTACCTTAGGTCTTAAAGTTGATCAAAGAATTGCCTTTTATTCTAGACTGGATTTATCCAGAGGCATTGTGCTGGATGCCTGTGCGTCCGCCGCTATTGAAGCTTTGTGCGATCAAGTCGAAGCTAAAATCAGAGCCAGGGCCGGCCGAGAAGGCCTCTACATAACTTCCCGTTACAGCCCTGGCTATGGCGATTTTCCATTAGAGATGCAGCAGGGTATCATGGCTGTGTTAGATGCTTACCGAAAGATTGGGCTTTCGGTGACGGAGAGATCGCTTCTCATTCCTCGAAAATCGGTCACGGCTGTGATCGGCTTACAGGGAAACCCTCCGGACCAAAATTGTACTTACAGCAAATGTGAAGCCTGTGCGAACCTAGATTGTGAGCTTAGAAGGGACGGAAAAGGCTGTGACAAGAGAAATTGATTTTTCCCGGTTCCTGCTGTTTGACGGTGGCATGGGTACCATGCTTCAAACCCAGGGACTCAAAACCGGTGAACTGCCGGAAAGCTATAATCTACTGCACCCGGAGATTATCGAGCACATCCATGGGGGGTACCTGGCCGCCGGGGCAGACATTATTACCACCAATACCTTTGGTGCTAACCGCTACAAGCTTAGCCAATATGGCTATAATGTTGACGAAATTGTAACCGGTGCTGTTCAAATTGCCCGCCGGGCGGCCAAAGAAAAGCTGGTGGCGCTGGATATAGGGCCCAGCGGACAGTTGATGCAGCCCTATGGGACCCTGTCTTTTGATCAGGCTTACAGCACATTTGCCGAGCAAGTCATTGCTGGAGCTGAGGCCGGGGCCGATCTGATTCTAATTGAAACCATGTCCGATGTTTACGAGGCCAAAGCTGCCATTTTAGCCGCCCAAGAAAACAGCGATCTGCCGGTGATTGCCACCATGACTTTTCAGCCGAATGGGAGAACCCTGACCGGAACGGATCCTCTCACCATGGTCAATATCGTCCAAGGGTTGGGGGTTAAAGCCCTGGGGCTCAATTGTTCTCTGGGACCGAAGGAAGTATTGCCTTTAATCGAAGAAATCCTTAAGTATGCCAAAGTACCGGTGATGGCTCAGCCCAATGCCGGCCTGCCTAAAGTAGTCCTGGGGAAGACTGTCTTTAATGTGGGGCCGGAGGAGTTTGCCCACTATGCCAAGATTATGGCCCAGATGGGTGTTACCATCCTGGGCGGCTGCTGCGGTACCAATCCCAACCACATCAAGGCGATCAAGAAAGAATTGGCCGGCTTAAGACCGGTAGAGCGTAAAATCGAAAAGATAACAGCAGTGAGCTCATTTGCCGATACAGTAGTGATCGGAAGCGGTGTTACCATTATCGGCGAAAGAATCAACCCCACTGGCAAGAAACAGCTCAAAGAAGCCTTGAGGCGCGGCGACAGCGACTACATATTGCACCAGGCCATAAACCAACGGGACGCCGGGGCCCATATTCTTGATGTGAACGTGGGGCTGCCGGAAATAGATGAAAAAGCTGTTATGGTAGATATTATTGAAGAGCTTCAGAGCATAGTAAGCTTGCCGCTTCAGATCGACAGCGCCCGAGCGGAGGTGATCGAAGCTGCCGCTCGGAGGTACAACGGCAAGCCCCTGATTAATTCCGTGAGTGGGAAGCAACAAGAAATGGAAGCGCTATTTCCCCTTGTCAAGAAATATGGGGCGGCTGCAGTCTGTCTAACCTTAGATGAGGACGGGATCCCGGCCAAAGCCGAAGAACGACTCCAAATCGCCGCTAAAATAGTGAAGACGGCGCAGCAGTATGGCATAGATAAGGAAGACCTAATTATCGATTGTCTGGTGCTTACCGCTTCGGCTCAGCAAAGCCAAGTCAAAGAGACGATAAAGGCCGTAGCCCTGGTGAAAGAGCAGCTGGGGGTAAAAACCACCCTAGGGGTAAGTAATGTTTCCTTTGGCTTGCCGGAACGAAGACTGCTCAATCGGACTTTCTTGGCGGCTGCTTTGGCTGCTAGGCTGGATGCGCCTATTCTAGATCCCTTGGATGAAGACATGGCTGAAACCGTCCGCGCCTTTGGTGTGCTCTGGGGCCATGACCAGGATGCCGCCGATTATATCGCTGCCTATGGGGGAGTCGAGAAGAGGCCCGCTCCTTCGGCTGAGCCCTCGGAAATGGATTTGAGAACAGCAATCATCAACGGGATCAGAGAAGAAGCTCCTGCCAAAACAAAGGAATTGCTGCAGCAGTTAAGCCCATTGGCAATCGTGGATCAATATCTAATCCCAGCCCTAGATATCGTCGGCCGCCGGTACGAACAGGGGGAGATCTTTCTTCCTCAGCTGATACAATCGGCCGAAACAGTAAAAAAGGCCTTTGGCGTAATCAAACAGCACCTGGTGGAAAATCAGGGAGCCAGCACAGCCGTGGATAAAGGCAAAATCCTGCTGGCCACCGTCCGCGGCGACATCCACGATATCGGGAAGAATATTGTCAAGATCTTGCTGGAGAACTACGGCTTTCAAGTTATCGATCTCGGTAAGGACGTCCCAGAAGAGGACATTGTCCGGCAAGTAAAAGAGCACAAGATTAATCTGGTCGGTTTGAGCGCCCTTATGACCACCACCGTCCGCAGCATGGAAAACACCATCCGAGCCTTAAAAGAGGAAGGCTTGCCTTGCAAGGTCATGGTGGGCGGAGCCGTTCTAAACAGCGAATATGCCCAACTGATCGGTGCCGACTATTACGGCCGAGACGCCCGCGCAGCCGTAAAAATTGCCCAGGGATTCTTTGGCTAACCAGCGACTTGCTGTTGGCTCGTGGCCAACTTGATTGCCCTTGGCTTGAACAGGAGTGAAGAGTAAACCGACTGGAATCTTGTGCGTAGTGAGAAGAACTAGCAGTAGCTTTACATAGAAACGGAGGCCTTAAACCAGGCTGCTTTAAGGCCTCCGTGCCAGTAGAAACGTCTCTGCTGCTTAATTCAATCAAAATCACTCTTTTAATGTTAAGCACCATACTTCAGGCTTTAGCAAGCTTTCTACAGCGATGTCTTCATCTAATTCTGGCCAATTTAATGGCGTTGCCACTGAAACCGCGCGACCATGCCAAAGCTTTAATCGAGAAACTAAATGATGATCAGGTGGGAGCTTTACTAATTATCCTGGAATCTATGGCTTGGCCGACAGAGCGTATTACCTCAGGGGAAGCTAAGGAGATCGAACAGGGTTTGCCGAAATTGAGGCAGGCAAAGGCGTGAGGGCTGAAGATGTCTGGAAAGATCTCGGTATTTGAGATTATTTTCTCCCCTAAAGCCATAAGGCAGCTTCGAAGGCTTGAGCGTGATACGCAAGTAAAATCAAGTTGGCAATAGAAGGCAACTTAAGGAGTTTTCCACTAGAAGGAGATGTTATAAAGTTAGAGGGGCAAAAGGGTATTTATAGGCTCCGGGTAGGGAACTGGAGGGTGACTTTTCGGTATCAGTTCAATTAAGAGAAGTGCATATTTCCGAGGTTGTTCACAGAAGCAGAGCTTATGTGGGGGGGTTTGGGGACAGCATTTTTAGGAGCAAAAAATTGGACTTAAGGTACAAACAAGGCCTGACACTTAAACAGTGGCAGGCCTTTATGCGTGCGACGGGCAGTTGCGTTCGCTGTGTACAACACAGCAAAGCAGCTTCATCGTCTTGTGGGTCCACCGTGAATGGGCCGGTGCTCAAAGATTAGCAATGGGTTAAACGATCTAGTCACGTTGGTAAGCCGTATGCCTTAATAGGGCACGTACCTTTTGATGAGGGGGGAGCCATGCGAGTGGTTTCCCTACTCTATTAGAAGAATTATTGGCTGTTTTACTAGCTAACAGGTCAAATAAAAAAACTAACCTCCTCCCACTGAAAGTCTTATATCGGTGCTGTCAGTATTTTGCGCTTGCTTGCGGTACTCTGCGGGAGATATGCCCATGACTTTTACGAAATTACGATAGAAGGTAGAAGTGTCCTTGTACCCTACCAATCTAGCGATCTCATAATAGGAAAGAGATTCAACAGCCGATAAGGATACAGCATGTTCAATTCTTTTTTCGTTAAGGTAACGTTTAAAGGACATCCCTGCGATTTGAGGAAACAGCATCCCAAAGGTCGATTTGGAAAGAGCATATTTTCGTGCGAGACCTGGCAAAGTCAGTGGCTTCATATAGTTCTGATCGATGTATTGGATGCAAGCCATAATAGACTCATGATATTCGTTGATATCGCTTAACTGTTGTTGTGCGCCAGGCTCGGCAAAATAAGCACGGGAAAGAACGATAAGTATTGATGCAATGAGACTGTCTGCCATGGTGTTGTCCCGAGGCAAATCTAATTGGAATTCGCGTAGCAAACATTCGAACAGAGTCTCCATGTTAACACGTTCAAGGTTGTCAAGTCTAATCCTTAAACGTACGTCAATGTGCCTCTTGTTCACAGAATCTAGCTTAAGTGCCATCAGAAAGTTATTGGCACTGGTATTGGAAAAGCCGGGATAGAACAACGGTTCTTGAAAGGACAGGGAGTAGAATTCGGCGTTTGGGTTTTTTGATATGATGCTGTGCGTAAAGTTAGGAGGAATTATGAAAGCATCTCCTCTAACTAAATGCACCTCATCATTTTTCTGTTTGTGGATAATATCACCGCAAGCAACGTAGCAAATCTGAAAGAAATCGTGGTGATGAGGAACCTCTGCGACCCTGCTACTACTAATTTTATACACATGGTAATAGTGCGAGACGTTTTTGAAAAAACCAAGCGATATCTTCCTGCCAAGCATATCAAAACACCTCTCCACCCTCAGTGTATCGCAACATAATACAAAAAACCAGTTATGAATCGATGTTTGGGAAAAATGCAAACAACTACGGCAAAACTGCAATGGGCAGGCGTAGTTTCTATTGTTAAGATGTAATTAATTAGGCTGGTTATCAAGCGGAAAAGGGGCAACTATAGTGAAAACAATGAAGTTACTTTCTCCAACGGGCATTATCGGATATGGTTTTCCGGAGGACTCACTTAGAGCGGGGCTAGCACTAAAGCCAGATTTGATCGCGGCCGATGCTGGCTCGACGGACCCAGGGCCGTATTATCTCGGCAGCGGCACTCCTTTTACCACCGCGACGGCGGTTAAGCGCGATCTGACGTTGTTGATAAGAGCGGCTTGTGAGCTAAACATCCCGTTGATCGTTGGCTCGGCAGGCGGTTCGGGCGGAAGGCCGCATCTTGAAAGGGAGACAAAGATTGTCTTGGAGATTGCTAAGGAGCACAACTTGACTTTCAAACTCGCTACCATTTCGGCCGAATTGGACAAGGACTTCCTTGTCCGGCAACTTATGCACGGGAAGATTTCCCCGGTGGGGGTAGCACCCGCAATTGACTACAAGGATATCTTGGACAGCACGCGGGTTGTGGCACAGATGGGTATTGAGCCTATCATAAGTGCACTCGATGAAGGTGCACAGGTGGTGCTTTGTGGACGTTGTTACGATCCTGCTGTCTTTGCAGCTCCGGCCGTACGGGCAGGTTTTTCTAAAGCCTTGGCAACACACCTGGGCAAAATACTCGAATGTGCGGCCATTGCTGCTGTACCGGGAAGTGGTTCAGATTGCATGATGGGATACTTAGGCGAGGATTATTTCATGATAGAACCCCTCAGCCCTGCACGCAGATGCACTGTTATCTCAGTTGCAGTGCATACACTGTACGAAAAATCGAATCCGTATCTTTTACCCGGCCCCGGCGGCGTGCTAGATGTGTCGGGGTGTACTTTTACTCAGCAGACAGAACGCCGTGTTAAGGTGACAGGGAGCAAATATGTTGAGGATGCCAAGAAAACGGTAAAACTGGAGGGTGCTAGACCTATTGGTTATCGTACGATATCCATTTGTGGTAACCGCGATTCGGTTTTCATCTCGCAGATCGACACCATATTGGAGGCTGTACGTGCACGCATCGCTGCCAACCTCTCCGGCTCCGACTTTGAATTCCATTTAGACTTTATTGTTTACGGCAAAAATGGCGTGATGGGAGAATTTGAACCGAACGAAACAACAAACTCGCATGAAATCGGTATTATTATTGACGTGGTAGCTGACACACAGGAACAGGCAAACACTGTCTGTTCGGTCGCACGTTCTACACTTCTGCACCATGGGTATGAGGGGCGACTGGCCACAGCGGGTAACCTAGCGTTCCCGTATTCTCCATCCGACATTCCCGTCGGAGCAGTATACAACTTCTCAGTTTACAGTCTGCTTGAGACAGATGAACCCGAAAAAGTGTTCAAAAGAACCCATTACAACATTGCGGGGGGTGAGGTCAAATGATAATCAGGCTTCGTGATGTGGCAGCCGTTATTCGATCAAAAAATTCGGGTCCTTACGAGCTAACGCTGGATGTGATTTTTAAAGAAGAAGATATGTTTGATAAAGTTGTCAAGGGAAAAATCATAAATCCAGATCTAATTGCCGACCTATATAAGTTGGACCCGGCGCATGTACTCAGTATTATCGAATTTGCGCCTGCCCTGGCTATCAAGGTGACCATGGTACGCCCCATTGGTTCTGGTGGTATAGGCGAGCGCGATGTTTACGGTGCGCAGCAGCATGCACCGCTTATGGATCTAGTCTTCGAAGATAAAAACGACAGAAGAATGGAGGCCGTCAAATGAACATTCCGGAGCTGAACTCTCTGATAAGCCAAGAATATTTGACAAATATCAGAAGAAAGCTGCATATGTATCCCGAAGTTGGCTTTGACCTTCCCAAAACCATAGCGCTGGTGAAATCAGAGCTCGATGCCATGGGCGTACAACACACTGAAAAGTACGGTAAGAGTAGTGTGGTAGCCACAATTAATGAACATAAGGAGAACTTTACCATTGGGATCCGAGCAGACATGGATGCATTGCCCATTCAAGAAAAAAATGACGTACCGTACAAATCCCGTCACGACGGTAAAATGCATGCCTGCGGACACGATGCGCACACAGCGATTTTGCTGGGAACGGTGAAGGCTCTTAACCAAATTAAGGATGAAATTGACTGCCGTGTAATGTTCCTGTTCCAACCCAGTGAAGAGGGAGCCCGTAGTGGTGCCAAGCTCATGGTTGAGGACGGTGTTATGGATAACATCGACATCATTATCGCCTGCCACACTGATAACGCCTACCCAGTCGGAAAGGTAGGGTTTATCAATGGCCCCGCTTTGGCCTCTAATCGGGTGTTTGAAATAGAAATCAGCGGTAAAACGGCTCATGCAGTGATGCCTCATACCGGCATCGATGCTATCGCCGTGGCACATAGAATATACGGTGATATTCACCTTATGCTGGCCAGGGAGATGGATCCGTTCGCCCTATACGCATTTAACATCGGTACAATTCAGGGAGGTACGGCGGTGAACGTGGTCGCAGCACAGGCAAAAATGACCGGAACGCTGCGCACACATTGTGACGAGGTCGATGCGTATGTCGCCAAACGGATGGAGGATATCGTTACCAACGTAGCTAGGGAGGTAGGTGCGACGACACGCGTTGTAACAAAGAAAACGTTGCCACCGGTATATAACGACGAAAAAATCAATAAGCGGCTTATGGACGCGGCGGCCAAGGTTGTGGGGCGCGAAAATGTGTTTTTTATGGAGAAACCAAAGATGAGTTCCGAGGACTTTTCTATGTATCTTACCAAGAAGCCGGGTGTGTTTTTCCGGATTTGCACCAGAAATGAAGATAAGGGCTTTACAGGGATGCCACATAACAGTGACTGGCAGATTGACGAGGATGCCTTACCAATAGGAGTTAAGGTTTTCACTCAATTTGTTATTGACAATATGGGAGGACTGGAGAGAGAAGCTAAATGAAGTATGAAATCATCATCAGAAATGGGAAAATCGTAGATGGCACCGGATCCCCATGGTACACGGGAGATGTGGCAGTAGATGGTGGAAGGATTGTCAAAATCGGCAATTTGCAGTCTGATTTAGCGGCGAGAGAGATTGACGCCAGTGGAAAAATCGTAAGTCCAGGGTTCATCGACACACATACGCATTATGATCTGGTGCCTTTTGAGTTTGCAGAGTTTCTATATCCCCTTGCAGAAGACAAGCTGCTACAAGGAGTAACGACGGTAATCACCGGTTGTTGCGGAAACTCCATGGCTCCGGTTACGAACGAGAACAAAGGCGCATGGCTAAAACGAAGAACTTCAAGAAACATAGAGCGTCATGAAGAAGCACATTGGAACAGCTTTGCGGAATACTTTTCGGAACTGGAGAAGCGACCGCTGGGAATTAATTTTGCCTCATATGTCGGACATACAACCATTCGTTTTAACGTGTTGGGACTTTCGGATCAGAAACCGACCAGAGCAGATATGGAGCATATGAAAGAGCTACTGCGCCAGTCCCTGAAGGAAGGCGCAATTGGCCTGAGCTCCGGTCTCATCTATGCGCCGGCTGTTTTTTCGGAACACAGCGAATTAGTGGAGCTAGCCTCGGTATTGTCCGAGTTTAATGCACCATTTGCCAGCCATCTGAGAAACGAAGAGAATAACTGGATTGAAGCGACTAAAGAAATGATAGAGATCGTAGACAAAAACCATATCCCGGGTCAGATACATCACGTCAAAATAATGCATCAGAAGAATTCAGAGGCTCTTGTCAGAGAATTTATGGATATAGTCTACGAGACCCGCGAACGTGGGGTGGATATTACATTCGATCTTTACCCCTATGATGCAGTTTGCATTGGGATGGAGGCGCTTCTGTTGCCAGCATGGGTCAGGGAAGGTAATGAGCGAGCTATGATTGCCAGACTTACTGACCCTACTTTACATGACAGAATTATTGAGGATATTTGCCGGTTCAGAAGATATGAGAGATATGAAGATATGCTCGCCGGCTGTGAAAAAATGCTGGTTGTGATTGCAAAGAACAATGAGCATCTGGTGGGCAAGAATCTATGCGAAATTAGCAGCGAGTTAAATATGTCACCGCTGGATTGTGCCATTAAAATCATGGTGGAATCTGACATAACAGCAATGGTAGTTAACTTTGCTATGCACCCTAATGACATAAGTACTTTTGTGAGAAGCCCTCTTACCATGATTGGTTCGGATTCGGTGCCGGTAAAGGCGGGGTGGGGTGCCCATCCACGTAACAGCGGTACGTTTCCGCGTGTCATCAGAAAGTACGTAAGGGAAGACAATGTAATTACTTTGGAAAATGCTGTTTATAAAATGACCGGTTTTCCTGCAACTCGTTTTCAATTTAGTAACCGGGGCCTTATTAAAGAAGAATTCTATGCAGACATCACCATATTTGATAAAAACGAAATATGTGATACCGCAACATACGTGGAGCCACTCAATACACCCAAAGGTGTTGAATACGTGCTGGTAAATGGTTGCATTGCAGTGGCGGAAGGCAAGATAACTGGAAATACAGGCGGTCGTATATTAAGAAGGGGGGAGCCATAGGAATCACTCTGTCATCGTCGTCTTACTAAACAGCAAACAAAAAGGAGTTAGTAAAAGATGAAAAAGAATGGACAACCTAAGTTCAAAATGCCTCATGCTTATGTTTTAATTGTTGGTCTTATTATTATCGCGGCAGTGTTGACTTATATCCTTCCTGCCGGTGTCTACGACAAGATCGAAGTGGATGGCCGGAAAGTCGTTGACCCACATTCCTATCATTATGTCGAGCAAAGTCCGGTCGGGCCTTGGGGTGTGCTTACGGCAATTCCGCAGGGTTTGCATAAGGCTGCAAGTATTATGTTTACAATCATCGTTATTTCTGGGAGCATCGAAATTATCAATGCAACCGGCACGCTGGAAGCTAGTATCGGCCGGGTAGTGCGGACCTTCAAGGACAAGCCATCAATTGTTATGCCACTTGTCCTACTTTGTTTTGTAGCGTTAGGTGCAGTAGGTGTCAGCAATGCCATTGTTGCGTTTATGCCGCTCGGTTTGTTACTGGCGTTTAACGTAGGAGCTGATGCCCTGGTAGGCATAGCGCTCGTTGGTATGGGGATGAACATCGGTTTCACAGGGGGTGCGTTTCTTGCTCCTACCACCGGTACAGCACAGTCAATCATCGGACTTCCCATGTTCTCCGGCTGGGAGTTCCGGTTGATTTGTACGGCAGTGCTCTGGGTTTTCGGTTCCATCTATATTACCCGTTATGTAAAGAAGGTACAACAGGATCCCACCTTAAGTTATGTGTATGCTGTCGAGGGTGTAACCACACCAGCTGCAGTAGATGAGGAGACGATACCAGAGTTCACCAGCCGTCGCAAGCTGGTGCTGCTCGCGTTCGTTATCGGCTTTGCTTTTGTGGTTTATGGTGCAATCCAATCATGGAGTGCAGCTGATGAGATTCCTGCTGTGTTTCTGGCTATGGGTATTGTCTGCGGCTTGCTTTATGGGTTCAGCCCCAGCCGCATCGCCAAAGAGTTTGTCGAAGGGGCAAAGAAAATAACGTTCGGTGCTCTAATAGTCGGCATCTCAGCTGGCATTGGTATAGTGCTTACCAAGGGAAATATTATCGATACTGTCGTTTACGGTCTTGCCAGTCTACTGACCGGCCTGCCCAAGGTGCTCAGCGCGCTTATGATGTATGTCATTAACATTATCATCAATACCTTTATTACTTCCGGCAGTGGACAGGCGGCTACTGTTATTCCGATTCTTTCACCGGTCGGTGATGTGCTGGGCCTAACCCAGCAGACAGTTGTTCTTGCGTTCCAGTACGGCGATGGTTTTACTAATCAGGTTCTTCCCATGTCGTCGGTGCTCATGGCAGGCTTAGCGTTTGGGAACATACCTTACGATAAGTGGATTAAATTTATCTGGAAATGGGTGTTAATGAACCTTGCTTTGGGAGGAGTATTCATTGTGATTGCTACACTAATCAACCTGGGACCATTCTAACCAATTAATATTGAAAACAGCAAACATAATTACCCTTATGCATTGCTGGTGGAATACAGGAGGACATTCAGTTGATTAAACGTAATTTATATGAACAGGTGATTTACGAAACCATCCGTAAGGGTTCAACCGTTGTTAGCCACGACGTACGCGCTGCTTTTCTACGCGCTATCGAGATGGAGACTTCTCCTGTTGCGAAGATGGGTTTGCAGAAAACCCTCGAGAGCATAGAACTATCGTCTAGTAGGGGCAATCCAGCTTGTCCTGATACAGGCTGGCCGATATTCTATTTCAAAGTAGGGAATGAGTGTGTGCTCGAGGGCGGCGTAGCTTCGCTTGAGGATGCGACAAGACAGGCTGTCATCTGCGCTACGCAAAAAGGATATTTGCGTTCGACCATGAAACATCC is a genomic window of Bacillota bacterium containing:
- a CDS encoding amidohydrolase; its protein translation is MNIPELNSLISQEYLTNIRRKLHMYPEVGFDLPKTIALVKSELDAMGVQHTEKYGKSSVVATINEHKENFTIGIRADMDALPIQEKNDVPYKSRHDGKMHACGHDAHTAILLGTVKALNQIKDEIDCRVMFLFQPSEEGARSGAKLMVEDGVMDNIDIIIACHTDNAYPVGKVGFINGPALASNRVFEIEISGKTAHAVMPHTGIDAIAVAHRIYGDIHLMLAREMDPFALYAFNIGTIQGGTAVNVVAAQAKMTGTLRTHCDEVDAYVAKRMEDIVTNVAREVGATTRVVTKKTLPPVYNDEKINKRLMDAAAKVVGRENVFFMEKPKMSSEDFSMYLTKKPGVFFRICTRNEDKGFTGMPHNSDWQIDEDALPIGVKVFTQFVIDNMGGLEREAK
- a CDS encoding YfcC family protein gives rise to the protein MKKNGQPKFKMPHAYVLIVGLIIIAAVLTYILPAGVYDKIEVDGRKVVDPHSYHYVEQSPVGPWGVLTAIPQGLHKAASIMFTIIVISGSIEIINATGTLEASIGRVVRTFKDKPSIVMPLVLLCFVALGAVGVSNAIVAFMPLGLLLAFNVGADALVGIALVGMGMNIGFTGGAFLAPTTGTAQSIIGLPMFSGWEFRLICTAVLWVFGSIYITRYVKKVQQDPTLSYVYAVEGVTTPAAVDEETIPEFTSRRKLVLLAFVIGFAFVVYGAIQSWSAADEIPAVFLAMGIVCGLLYGFSPSRIAKEFVEGAKKITFGALIVGISAGIGIVLTKGNIIDTVVYGLASLLTGLPKVLSALMMYVINIIINTFITSGSGQAATVIPILSPVGDVLGLTQQTVVLAFQYGDGFTNQVLPMSSVLMAGLAFGNIPYDKWIKFIWKWVLMNLALGGVFIVIATLINLGPF
- a CDS encoding D-aminoacylase; translated protein: MKYEIIIRNGKIVDGTGSPWYTGDVAVDGGRIVKIGNLQSDLAAREIDASGKIVSPGFIDTHTHYDLVPFEFAEFLYPLAEDKLLQGVTTVITGCCGNSMAPVTNENKGAWLKRRTSRNIERHEEAHWNSFAEYFSELEKRPLGINFASYVGHTTIRFNVLGLSDQKPTRADMEHMKELLRQSLKEGAIGLSSGLIYAPAVFSEHSELVELASVLSEFNAPFASHLRNEENNWIEATKEMIEIVDKNHIPGQIHHVKIMHQKNSEALVREFMDIVYETRERGVDITFDLYPYDAVCIGMEALLLPAWVREGNERAMIARLTDPTLHDRIIEDICRFRRYERYEDMLAGCEKMLVVIAKNNEHLVGKNLCEISSELNMSPLDCAIKIMVESDITAMVVNFAMHPNDISTFVRSPLTMIGSDSVPVKAGWGAHPRNSGTFPRVIRKYVREDNVITLENAVYKMTGFPATRFQFSNRGLIKEEFYADITIFDKNEICDTATYVEPLNTPKGVEYVLVNGCIAVAEGKITGNTGGRILRRGEP
- a CDS encoding DUF4387 domain-containing protein; this translates as MIIRLRDVAAVIRSKNSGPYELTLDVIFKEEDMFDKVVKGKIINPDLIADLYKLDPAHVLSIIEFAPALAIKVTMVRPIGSGGIGERDVYGAQQHAPLMDLVFEDKNDRRMEAVK